One Osmerus eperlanus chromosome 13, fOsmEpe2.1, whole genome shotgun sequence genomic region harbors:
- the zic3 gene encoding zinc finger protein ZIC 3, with protein sequence MTMLLDSGPQFPSLGVGGFGTPRHHEIGNRDPSLGLNPFADSSHSAAFKISPVAHDIASSQTSAFTPQATGYAAALGHHHSGQVGSYGGGAFNTTRDFLFRNRGMGESAASSAQHGIFAASAGSLHGPPGISDNPGHLLFPGLHDQAVSHTSPSGHVVNSQMHLGLRGDIFGRPDPYRPVASPRTDPYGAAQLHNYNHPINMNMGMNVPTHHGPGAFFRYMRQPIKQEMSCKWIDENQMNRPKKTCDRTFSTMHEMVTHVSMEHVGGPEQSNHICFWEDCPREGKSFKAKYKLVNHIRVHTGEKPFPCPFPGCGKIFARSENLKIHKRTHTGEKPFKCEFDGCDRRFANSSDRKKHMHVHTSDKPYICKVCDKSYTHPSSLRKHMKVHESQGSESSPAASSGYESSTPPVLVSANTEDPTKTPPSAVQNTSAHSDGLPPNFNEWYV encoded by the exons ATGACTATGCTTCTTGATAGCGGTCCGCAGTTCCCTTCGCTAGGAGTAGGGGGATTCGGAACACCACGACACCATGAAATAGGAAACAGAGACCCAAGTCTGGGACTGAATCCCTTCGCTGATTCCTCTCACTCCGCAGCTTTCAAAATCAGCCCGGTGGCTCACGATATCGCCTCCAGCCAGACTTCAGCTTTTACCCCGCAAGCTACTGGGTATGCAGCTGCCCTGGGACACCATCACAGCGGACAGGTGGGTTCGTACGGCGGGGGAGCGTTCAATACGACCCGGGACTTTCTCTTCCGGAACCGTGGCATGGGAGAGTCCGCTGCTTCGAGTGCCCAGCATGGGATCTTTGCCGCGTCTGCGGGGAGCTTGCACGGACCTCCTGGAATCTCTGATAACCCTGGACATTTGCTATTTCCAGGGCTTCACGACCAGGCGGTAAGCCATACTTCACCAAGTGGACATGTAGTCAACAGTCAAATGCATCTTGGTTTACGCGGGGACATTTTTGGAAGACCTGACCCGTATCGCCCGGTCGCAAGCCCTCGGACGGATCCTTATGGCGCTGCTCAGCTCCACAACTACAACCATCCAATCAATATGAATATGGGGATGAATGTGCCGACACACCATGGTCCAGGGGCCTTCTTTAGATATATGAGGCAACCAATTAAGCAAGAAATGTCATGTAAATGGATAGATGAAAATCAGATGAACCGACCCAAAAAGACTTGCGACAGGACTTTCAGTACAATGCACGAGATGGTGACGCACGTCTCAATGGAACACGTTGGCGGCCCCGAGCAAAGTAACCACATATGCTTTTGGGAGGATTGCCCGAGAGAAGGGAAATCTTTTAAGGCCAAGTACAAACTCGTGAATCATATTCGTgtacacactggagagaaacccTTCCCCTGCCCATTTCCTGGATGTGGAAAAATATTCGCCAGGTCGGAAAATTTGAAAATTcacaaaagaacacacacag GTGAGAAGCCGTTTAAGTGTGAATTCGATGGGTGTGACAGACGCTTTGCAAACAGCAGCGACAGGAAAAAGcacatgcacgtgcacacatCTGACAAGCCATACATCTGCAAAGTGTGCGACaagtcatacacacaccccagctcTCTCAGGAAACACATGAAG GTACACGAGTCTCAAGGTTCCGAGTCGTCTCCAGCAGCAAGCTCTGGATACGAGTCGTCCACACCACCAGTGCTGGTGTCAGCGAACACTGAAGACCCGACAAAAACACCACCGTCAGCTGTACAAAACACGTCTGCTCACAGTGATGGACTGCCACCCAACTTTAATGAATGGTACGTTTGA